The DNA window ACCATCACGACCGTGACGATGGATGCCGCGGAGTTCCTTCCGGCACCGCAGCGCTTCGAGGCGGGCACGCAGCCGGTGAGCCAGGCCGTCGGACTGGGTGCCGCCGTGCGCTACCTCGAGGGTCTCGGCATGGACGAGGTGCTCGCGCACGAGGACGAGCTGGCGGCCCTGCTCGTCGAGGCCGTCACCCGCGTGCCCGGCGTGCGGCTGTTCGGGCCGCGCCCCGGCGCCGACCGGGCGGCGATCGTGAGCTTCACGGTCGACGGCGTGCACGCGCACGACGTGGGGCAGTTCCTCGACGACCGCGGGATCACGCTGCGCACGGGTCACCACTGCGCGCAGCCGCTCCACCGCCGGCTCGGCGTCGCCGCCACGACGCGCGCGAGCGGCTACGTCTACACGACGGCCGACGAGATCGAGCGCTTCGGCGGCGCCCTCGCCGAGGTGCGCGCGTTCTTCGGAGCAGACCGATGAGCGAGCTGGAGGACCTGTACCGCGAGGTCATCCTCGACCACTCGCGACGGCCGATCGGCCGCGGCGACGTGTCGGGTGCCGCCGTCACGCACCACGAGCTCAACCCCTCCTGCGGCGACGAGATCACCGTCGGCCTGAGCGTCGACGGCGACCGCATCGCGGGCATCACGTGGGAGGGCCAGGGCTGCAGCATCTCGATGGCGTCCGCCTCGGTGATGACCTCCCTGCTGGACGGGATGCCGCGGCCCGAGGCGCAGGCCCTGATCGAGGAGTTCCGCACCATGCTGCGTTCGCGCGGCGGCGGGGCGGAGCCGTCGGAGGAACTGGGCGACGCCGCCGCGTTCCAGGGCGTCGCGCGCTACGTCATGCGGGTCAAGTGCGCCATGCTCGCCTGGGTTGCGCTGGAGGCGTGCCTGCTGCAGACCGAGGCCTGACCGGCCCGTCCCCACGTCATCCCGCTCGCCGCTGCGCGTTCCCGCGAGACTGCACCCGGCCGGCGAGACGTTGGGGTTTCCCCTCCGTCTCGCGCTCCGAGTGCTGTCTCACGGGGGACGGGTGCCGGGCGCGGGCGGGACGGCGCGGGGCGGGCGCGGGGCAGGCGCAGCGCTGGGCCCCGTCCCCGCGAGACTGCACCCGGCCGGCGAGACGTTGGGGTTTCCCCTCCGTCTCGCGCTCCGAGTGCTGTCTCACGGGGAAGGGGTAGGGGGCGCGGGCGGGACGGGGCAGGCGCGGCGCGGGGCAGGCGCGGCGCTGGGCAGGCGCGGCGCTGGGCAGGCGCGGCGCGGGGCGGGCGCCGCGCGGAGCGTGCGCGGCGCGGAGTGGGCGAGCGGGTCAGGCAGCCCAGCCGTAGGTCGCGCGGAAGCGCTCGCGGAGACTGCGCTCCACGAGGGTCGGCACGTATGCGCGCAGCCGCACGCCGTCGAAGCGCTCGAACTCGTCGACCGTCGCGGCGAGGAGCTCGTCTTCCGGGAGCAGCGGGTAGCGCGAGGACAGCCGGCGCATGACGTGCACGAGGGACTCGTACTCGCTCTCCGGATTCGTCGCGCTCATGCTGTCATCCTCGCCTCCGCGCCACCGTCACGGAAACCCCTTGCGCAATCGGGCGTGCGGTGTTTCCCCGCCGCACGCGGCGCCGACCGCCGGGCGCCCGTTCTCGGGCGTCGCCCCGCCTACCCGCGCAGCGCGAGCGCGAAGGGCAGCACCGCCTCCGCCCCCGCCCGTCGCAGCTCGCCGGCGGCGACGGTCAGGGTCCATCGGCTGTCGGCGAGGTCGTCGACCAGCAGCACCGGGCCCGGCGGGATGCTGAGCCCCGTCGCATCGAAGCGGTCCCACACCCCGGCGAGACGATAGACGCTGTTGCCGCCCGGCTGCCCGGACGGCCCTCCCCCGCGGGTGCCGAGCGTGCCGAGGAACGGCAGCCGGCCCGCGCCGGCGAGCGCCTGGGCGAGCGACGCGATCAGCTGCGGCCGCGAACGGGAGGGCATGGCCACGACCGAGCCGGGACGCTGCGCCCACGGCCACGACGCGAGCACGCGCACGGTCGCCTCGAGCAGCGCCGGGGGAACAGGGCCGTCGGGGCTCGACGCCGCGAACAGCTCGCGCAGCGCGCCGCCCCAGCCCAGGTCTGTCAGCCGGGCCAGCGCCCGGCCCTCCTCGGCCCGCTCGTCGAGCGGGATCCGCCCCTTCACGGGCACGCCCAGCCGGTCGGCGCCGGTCGGCCACTGCGCCCGCGGCTCGATCGGCACGCCGACGCGTTCGAGAGAGGCGGATGCCGCGGCATCCGCCTCTCCGGGAACCTCAGCGTCGAACCACATCCCGGCGCAGTTGTCGCACCGGCCGCACGGTGCGGCGGTCGGGTCGTCGAGAGCGGTCTGGAGGAACGCCATGCGACAGGTGGCGGTGCGCTCGTAGTCGAGCATGTTCTGCTGCTCGGCGACGCGCTCCGCGGAGATGCGCTCGTAGCGCTCGGCGTCATAGGTCCACGGCTGTCCGGTGGCCGCCCACCCGCCGCGCTCGCGACGCACCGCGCCGTCGACGTCGAGCACCTTCAGCAGCAGCTCGAGCGGCGTGCGGCGGATGTCGACGAGCGCCTCGAGCGCGGGTGTGGAGGTCGGGTTCGGCCCGAGCTCGGAGATGACGCGCTCCGCGCGCTCCCGTGTGGGCATGGAGGCGGTCGCGAAGTAATGCCAGATGTCGGGATCCTCCGGCCCGGGCAGCAGCAGCACGTCGGCGTTCTCGGTCGCGCGGCCGGCCCGGCCGACCTGCTGGTAATAGGCCACGGGCGACGACGGCGCGCCCAGGTGGACGACGAATCCCAGGTCGGGCTTGTCGAAGCCCATGCCCAGCGCGCTCGTGGCGATGAGGGCCTTGACCTCGTTCGACTTCAGCTGCGCCTCGGCCTCCTCGCGCTCCCCCGCGTCAGTCTGACCGGTGTAGGCGCGCACGTTGTGGCCCGCCTCCCGCAGCAGCCGGGCGACGTCTTCGGCCGCACTGACGGTCAGCGTGTAGACGATTCCGGAGCCGGGCAGGTCGGCGATGTGGCTCAGCAGCCACGCGAGGCGGGCCTTGGCCGTCGGCAGGCGCAGCACCCCCAGCCGCAGGGACGTGCGGGCGAGCGGACCGCGGATCGTCAGCACGTCCGCAGACCCGGTGCCGCCCTCGGATGCCCACCCGGCACCGCCCTCGGATGCCCCACCGGCACCGCCGAGCTGCTCGGCGACATCGACCACCACGCGACTGTTGGCCGTCGCGGTCGTCGCGAGGATCGGCACCCCGGCCGGCAGACGACGGATGAGTTCGGCGAGACGCCGGTAGTCGGGGCGGAAGTCGTGGCCCCAGTCACTGATGCAGTGCGCCTCGTCGACCACCAGCATCCCCATCCGCCGCACGAGCGCGGGAAGCTGCTCGTCGCGGAAGGCGGGGTTGTTGAGCCGCTCGGGCGACAGCAGCAGCACGTCGACCTCGTCGCGGTCGAGCGCCGCGACCACGTCGGTCCACTCGTGTGCGTTCGTGGAGTTGATGGCCACCGCGCGCACGCCGGCCCGCGCGGCCGCGGCGATCTGGTCGCGCATGAGCGCGAGCAGCGGCGACACCAGCACGGTCGGTCCCGCACCCGCGCGGCGCAGCAGAAGGGTCGCGACGAAGTAGACCGCGGACTTGCCCCATCCGGTGCGCTGCACGACGAGCGCGCGCCGGCGGTCGTCGACGAGCGCCGAGATGGCCTCGAACTGCCCCTCGTGGAAGTCGGCGTCCTCGCGGCCGACGAGGGTCTGGAGCACGCCGCGGGCGGCGGTGCGGGTGTCGTCGGTCATCTGTCGAGTCTTTCAGCGGGCGGCGACATCGGCGCCACGAGAGCCGTAGCATCCTCGGAGAGACGAACGTCGGCGGATGCCGGGGAGGAGCCACCCATGGACGACCGCACCCGATCCCGGCATCACCTCGGCTTCTGGATCGTCGCCGTGGTCTTCGTCCTGGTGATGTCGTACGCCACCGTGCCGACACCGCTGTATCCGCTCTACCAGGAGCTCGACGGCTTCCCGGTGGCCATGATCACGGTGATCTTCGCGGCCTTCGCCGCCGGCGTCATGCTCGCGCTGTACCTCGCCGGCCACGTCAGCGACTGGGTCGGACGCCGACGCGTGCTGCTGGTCGCCGTGCTCCTGTCGATCGTGGCCGCGGTCATCTTCCTGCTCTGGCCCGAGACGGCGGGCCTGCTCGTCGCGCGGGTGATCGACGGGCTCAGCGTGGGCCTGCTCACCGCCACCGCCACCGCGCATCTCGGCGAGCTCCGCGCGGTCGCCCGTCCCGGCGAGGGGCCGGCACTGGCCGCCTCACTCGCCGGCGCCGCGAACATCGGCGGCCTGGCGCTGGGGCCGCTCATCGGCGGTCTCTTCGCGGAGTTCCTCCCGGCACCGCTCGTGCTGCCGCACGCCGTCTACCTGGTGCTGCTCGTCGCCGCTGCCGGCGCGCTGCTGATCGTGCCCGAGACCGTCACGCGCCCCGATGAGCTGCCCGCGTACCGCCCGCAGCGGCTGGCCGTGCCGGAGGGCGGCGGACGGGTCTTCCTCCTCGCCGGGGCCGCCGTGTTCTCCGGCTTCGCCGTGTTCGGACTCTTCACCTCGCTCGCCCCGACGTTCCTCGCGAAGACGTTCGACGAGACCGACCATCTGCTGGCCGGCATCCCGCCGTTCGCCGTCTTCGCCGCCGCCGCGATCGGCCAGGTCGCGCTGGCGGGCCTCTCGCTCCGGCGCCAGCTGACGATCGCGATCATCACGTGCATCGCCGGACTCGGACTGGTGGCCGTCGGCGCCGTCGTGCCGGAGCTGATCGCGTTCATCGTCGGCGGGGCGATCGCCGGTGTCGGCGTGGGCCTCCTCTTCAAGGCCGCGACGAGCACGGTGCTGGCCGTGGCCGACCCGGCCCGTCGCGGAGGAACGCTCGCGCTGCTGTTCCTCGTCGCCTACACCGGCCTGACGGTGCCCGTCATCGCCGTCGGCGTCGCACTCGTGAGCATCCCCCCGGTGCCGGTGCTCCTCGTCTTCATCGCCCTCGTGCTGGTCGGCACCACCCTCGCCGGCCTGACGATGCGCCGCGATGCGGCCCGGGCCGCAGCATCCATCGCCTCCTGAACGCGGGCATCGTTCACCTGCTGGTCACCCGGGCGTCGTAGCGTCGCGCCATGAGCGACAGCGACACCCCCGACGACACCTACCTCGCCCAGACCGGGTTCGCCTCGACCACCCGCGGCGACCGCGGTCCGGCGCCGGAGGAGGACGAGATCCTCATCGAGGAGCGCCGTGCCGGAGCCGCCGACGAGGGCGTCGACGCGCACGAGTCCCCCGTGCCGCCCGCGGCCGAGGAGACGCCCGAGGAGGCCGCCGAGCGCGCCCGCCTCGAGGAGGCGGACGTCGAGAAGGTCGTCGAGCGGCTCGCCGAGAGATTCTCCGATGTCCCCGTGGAGGTCGTCGAGGAGACGGTGACCGAGATCCACGAGTCGATGGAGGATGCCGCGGTGCGCGACTTCGTTCCGCGCATCGTCGAGCACGATGCCCGCGACCGGCTGCGCGAGGTCGAGGAGGAGATCGACGGATCCTCGGCGGACGAGGCTCCTTCCGCACGCTGACACGCGTCCGGTCGTCCCACCGGCCGTCAGCGCCCGCGCGACCCGCTTAGGCTGGAGCGCAGGAGGATCATGTCGTCTCGAGCCGACCGCGGCACCCGCGCCCTGCGCGGCGTGGCCGCCGCCGCAGTCGCGACGTTCGCCGCGACCGCCTCCCACGCCGCGGTCACCGGCCAGGCGCCGCCGCTCGCCAACCTGCTTCTGGCCCTCGGCCTGGCCGCGCCGATCTGCGTGATCCTCACCGGACGGGCGCCGTCGTGGTGGCGCATCTCGATCGCCGTCGCCGCGAGCCAGACCCTGTTCCACTCGATCCTGTCCCTCGACCTCGCCGGGACCGGCGCCGACGCCGCGGGTCACCACGGCATGACCATGTCGGAGCATGCGAGCTCCGCGACGGCGGCCGGTCCTGCACTCCTCCACGGGGTCGACTCGCCGTGGATGTGGCTCGCCCACGCCGTGGCCGCCGTTCTCACGATCCTGGCCCTCGGCCGCGGCGAGCGCGCTCTGCGCGTCGTCCGCGACTTCCTCGCCGAGGCCTTCCGCGCCCTCGCGCCGCTGCGCGCGCCGGTCGTCCACACCGTCCCGCAGCCCGCCGTTCCCGCGCCCCTCGTGCGCTCAGGCATCGCCGTGCTGTCGGTGATGCGGCGGCGGGGACCGCCGGCTGTCGCCTGACCCGCGACATCCACCTCTTCCCTCTCCGCGCGCAGCGGCGTCGATCGCGCGCGCGTCCGCAGAAAGCAGCATCACCATGTCTTCACGCAACACGTATCGTCGCGCCCTCACGGGTGCGGCCCTGGGCATCGTCCTCGCCGTCGGCGTCCCGCTGGCAGCATCCGCCCACGTCACCGTCAACCCCGGCACGGCCGATCCCGGCAGCTACACGCAGGTGCAGTTCCGCGTGCCGAACGAGTCCGAGACCGCCGAGACCGTTCGTCTCGAGGTCACGCTGCCCTCCGACACCCCGTTCACGAGCGTGCGGTACGAACCCGTGCCCGGATGGACGGCGACCATCACCACGGCGACCCTGCCGCAGCCGGTCGAGGTCGGCGGCAACACCATCACCGAGGCGCCGACGAGCATCGTCTGGCAGGCCGATCCCGGCGTCGGGATCGGTCAGGGCGAGTTCGTGAACTTCCCCGTCTCGCTCGGACCGGTGCCGGACGTCGGCTCGGTGCTCCTGCCGGCCGTGCAGACGTACGACGATGGCAAGGTCGCGGAGTGGACCGCCACCCCCGACGAGGTCGCCGCGGACGACACCCTCGATCCCGCGCCCGTGCTCTACATCACCGACGTCCCGCCGGCGGATGAGCACGCTGCGCACGGCGCGGGTGCCGCCGGGTCGTCGGGGTCGTCGGACGAGATGACGATGACGACGGATGCCCCGGCCGACTCCTCGTCGGGCCTCGCCCTCGGACTCAGCATCGCCGCGCTGGTGCTGGGTGCCGGCGGTGCGGTGCTCGGCGCGCTCGCGTTCGCCCGCCGGCCGAAGGCGCGCTCGTGAGGGCCGGCCGCCTCACCGCGGCGCTCGTGCTCGCGGGAGTCGTCGTCTTCGCGGGGGCGCAGACCGCCTCCGCGCACGACTCCCTGATCGCCGCGTCGCCCGCCTCCGGCGACACTGTGGCCGCGCTGTCCCAGGTCGAGCTCACCTTCAGTGAAAACCTCCTCGACCTCGGCGCGGGCAACATCGTCGAGATCACCGGCCCCGACGGCCGGTACTACGAGACGGACTGCGTGGCGCTGGCAGGGCCCACGCTCTCCACCCCGGTGGCGCTCGGCGCAGCCGGCACCTACGAGGTCGTGTGGCGCGCGGTCTCCTCCGACGGCCATCCCGTCTCCGACACGTACTCGTTCGAGTACGCGCCGGCCGCCGGCGCCGCCGCATCGGCCGGATCGGCGACGCCGGTCTGCGGCGACGGGTCGACGGGTGACGCGGCGGCCGGCGACGCAGCGGCCGGTGGCGACACATCCGCCGCACCGGATGCCGCGGCGGACGGTTCGCCCCCGGGATCCGCGGGCGACGGCGGCATCGGCCTCGGCCTGCTGCTCGGCGGCGGCGCGGTGGTGCTGGTCGGGGCTGCGGTGATCCTCATCCTCCGCACCCGCACGCGCTGATCACCCGGCACCGGGAGCGCCTCGCGCGCCCGGTGCCTGGTGGCCGCGCGAGCTCGAACCGGAAGAGCCCCCTCCGCTAGGCCGCGGCGCCCTGAGCCGCCGCCTCCGCCTCCGCCTCCGCGAGCGACACGGCGAGCACGTCGCGGAGGGAGGTCGTCGGCCTCCCCAGCACATCGGCGAGCGTCGGGTCGACGATGCCGAAGTGCCGCTGCCGAGCCGCCTGGAAGAGGCCGATCGACATGCGCGCCGCCATCTCCGGAGCCCCTCCGCGCGTCAGCTCCGCGGCGTGGTCCTCATCGTCGATCACCGTGTGCCGGATCTCACGGCCGAGGATGCCGGATGTCGCGGCCGCCAGTGCCGCCATGTCGAACGCCTCCCCCGCCGTCAGGTTGACGGCGGGAAGCTCGAGGGTCTCGTCGAGCAGCAGGGCTGCGATGCCGGGCCCGAGGTCGCGGTGGAAGGTCCAGGACACCGGGGCGTCCCGGGGCGCACGCAGCTCGCCGCCGGAAGCCGCGGTCGTCGCCATGCGCAGCGCCGTGTCGGCGTAGAACCCGTTGCGAAGCGCGGTGAACGGCAGACCACTGTCGCGCAGCATCACCTCGGTCGCGGCGTGCGTGACGGCGGGCGGGAACGGCGACAGCGCGTCGGCGCCGACGTGGCTCGTGTAGAAGACACGCGACACCCCGGCGGTGCGGGCGGCATCGAGGGCGACGCGGTGCGCCTCCAGGGCGGCCGGGCCGATCCGCGGCGCGGAGACGACGAGCACCCGGTCGGCGTCGGCGAAGGCGTCGACCAGTGACGACGGGTCGTCGTAGTCGCCGCGACGAACGCGCACGCCCCGTTCGGCGAGTGCGGCGGCCGCCTCCGGACGTGTGGTGCTGACACCGATGGATGCCGGGTCCGCGCGCTCGAGCAGGGCGTCCACGACAGCGCGGCCGAGGCGGCCGCCGGCTCCGGTGATGACGATCATGAGATACCTCCTTATCGCTGCTAACGCATTTTCGTTAGCGTTGGGTTAGTGACGCTAACACCGTTGCGATAGCGTGGTCAACATGGCTGACGACGACGCCCCGACGGGCGAACGCATCCTCCGCTCCGTCCTCGAGCTGCTCGACGAAGGCGGGGCCGACGCCGTCTCGACGCGCGCCGTGACGGCGCGCGCGGCCGTGCAGGCTCCGGCCATCTACCGGCTGTTCGGCGACAAGGACGGGCTGCTGCTGGCCGCCTGCGAGCGCGCCTACGCGGACTGGGTCGGGAGCAAGGCCCGCCGATCCCCGCACGAGGACCCGGTCGAGGCGCTGCGCGACGGCTGGGACGACGCGGTCGACTTCGGCACCCGGCATCCTGCCGTCTACCGGCTCGCCGAGGGCCGCTCCGACCGCCTGCCCTCACTGGCGGCCGGACAGGTGATCCTCGGCGACAAGATGGCACGGCTGGCGGCGGCGGGCCGCCTGCGGGTCAGCGTCGAGCAGGCCACCCTGCTCTTCCACGCCGCCGGTCGCGGTGTCATCCTCACCCTCATCGACGGCTCCATGGACACGGCCGGACTCGCGCTCAGCGATCTGGCGCGCGAGGCGGCGATCGCGGCCATCGTGACCGATGCGCCTCTCGCCGGCGACGCCACCGGCGCGGCGAGTGCCGGAGCCCTCCGCGCCGCCCTGTCGGCCGACCCCGACCTGTCAGCGCACGCCAGGCTCATCCCCGCGGAGGTGCAGCTGCTCGACGTCTGGCTGCAGCGCATCGCCGCTCCCCCGCTGCCCCCGCTGCGTGTCGGTTCATGACGCCGCGAAGAGCCCCGCACAGCCCGGACGTCTAGCGTGTCGTCATGCCCTCGCCCGACGCTCCCGATCGCGCCCCCTCCGGCGACCGCCTCGGCTTCGCCACCCGTCAGCTGCACGCCGGCGACGAGCAGCACGGACCGCACGCGCCGCGCGCGACGCCGATCTACCTGACCGCCGGGTTCGAGTTCGACGACTTCGACCAGGCGCACGGCCGGTTCGCCGGCACGGAGAGCGGCTTCAGCTACACCCGTGTCGGCAACCCCACGAACGCCGCCGCCGAGCGCCGCATCGCCGACCTCGAGTCCGCGAAGGACGCGCTGCTCGTCGGGAGCGGGCAGGCCGCCGTCGCGACGACGGTGCTGGCGCTCGTCTCGGCCGGAGACCACGTCGTGGCCGCGTCCAGCCTGTACGAGGGCACGCGCGAATTCCTGCGCGACGACCTCAGCCGGCTCGGCATCACGGTCGACTTCGTCGCAGACGCCCGCAACCTCGACGAATGGGATGCCGCGTTCCGCCCCGCGACCCGACTGGTGCTGGCCGAGTCCATCCCGAACCCCAAGAACGACGTGCTCGACATCGCGGCCATCGCCGCCATCGCGCACCGCCACGGGGTTCCGCTCGCGATCGACAACACGCTCGCCACCCCGTACCTCGTGCGTCCGATCGAGCACGGCGCCGACATCATCGTGCACTCCGCGAGCAAGTTCCTCGCCGGCCACGGCTCGGTGCTCGGCGGCTTCGTCGTCGACGCCGGCACGTTCCCATGGGGCGACCATCCCGACAGATACCCGCAGCTCGTCGTGGATCGGGGTCCCGACGGACGCACCCACCTCGAGCGCGCCGGCGCCACCGCGTTCACCGAGTTCGCCCGGCGCGTGGCCATGCGCTACGGCCCGTCGCCCTCGCCGCTCAACGCGTTCCTCATCCTGCAGGGCATCGAGACGCTGTCGCTGCGGGTGAAGCACCAGTCCGCTGCCGCCCTGCAGCTCGCCGAGTGGCTGGAGAAGCAGCCCGGCGTCGCCTCCGTCGACTACAGCGGACTGGCCTCCAGCTCGTACCACCCGCTCG is part of the Microbacterium lemovicicum genome and encodes:
- a CDS encoding NmrA family NAD(P)-binding protein — translated: MIVITGAGGRLGRAVVDALLERADPASIGVSTTRPEAAAALAERGVRVRRGDYDDPSSLVDAFADADRVLVVSAPRIGPAALEAHRVALDAARTAGVSRVFYTSHVGADALSPFPPAVTHAATEVMLRDSGLPFTALRNGFYADTALRMATTAASGGELRAPRDAPVSWTFHRDLGPGIAALLLDETLELPAVNLTAGEAFDMAALAAATSGILGREIRHTVIDDEDHAAELTRGGAPEMAARMSIGLFQAARQRHFGIVDPTLADVLGRPTTSLRDVLAVSLAEAEAEAAAQGAAA
- a CDS encoding three-helix bundle dimerization domain-containing protein yields the protein MSDSDTPDDTYLAQTGFASTTRGDRGPAPEEDEILIEERRAGAADEGVDAHESPVPPAAEETPEEAAERARLEEADVEKVVERLAERFSDVPVEVVEETVTEIHESMEDAAVRDFVPRIVEHDARDRLREVEEEIDGSSADEAPSAR
- a CDS encoding TetR/AcrR family transcriptional regulator produces the protein MADDDAPTGERILRSVLELLDEGGADAVSTRAVTARAAVQAPAIYRLFGDKDGLLLAACERAYADWVGSKARRSPHEDPVEALRDGWDDAVDFGTRHPAVYRLAEGRSDRLPSLAAGQVILGDKMARLAAAGRLRVSVEQATLLFHAAGRGVILTLIDGSMDTAGLALSDLAREAAIAAIVTDAPLAGDATGAASAGALRAALSADPDLSAHARLIPAEVQLLDVWLQRIAAPPLPPLRVGS
- a CDS encoding MFS transporter, which codes for MDDRTRSRHHLGFWIVAVVFVLVMSYATVPTPLYPLYQELDGFPVAMITVIFAAFAAGVMLALYLAGHVSDWVGRRRVLLVAVLLSIVAAVIFLLWPETAGLLVARVIDGLSVGLLTATATAHLGELRAVARPGEGPALAASLAGAANIGGLALGPLIGGLFAEFLPAPLVLPHAVYLVLLVAAAGALLIVPETVTRPDELPAYRPQRLAVPEGGGRVFLLAGAAVFSGFAVFGLFTSLAPTFLAKTFDETDHLLAGIPPFAVFAAAAIGQVALAGLSLRRQLTIAIITCIAGLGLVAVGAVVPELIAFIVGGAIAGVGVGLLFKAATSTVLAVADPARRGGTLALLFLVAYTGLTVPVIAVGVALVSIPPVPVLLVFIALVLVGTTLAGLTMRRDAARAAASIAS
- a CDS encoding O-acetylhomoserine aminocarboxypropyltransferase/cysteine synthase family protein — its product is MPSPDAPDRAPSGDRLGFATRQLHAGDEQHGPHAPRATPIYLTAGFEFDDFDQAHGRFAGTESGFSYTRVGNPTNAAAERRIADLESAKDALLVGSGQAAVATTVLALVSAGDHVVAASSLYEGTREFLRDDLSRLGITVDFVADARNLDEWDAAFRPATRLVLAESIPNPKNDVLDIAAIAAIAHRHGVPLAIDNTLATPYLVRPIEHGADIIVHSASKFLAGHGSVLGGFVVDAGTFPWGDHPDRYPQLVVDRGPDGRTHLERAGATAFTEFARRVAMRYGPSPSPLNAFLILQGIETLSLRVKHQSAAALQLAEWLEKQPGVASVDYSGLASSSYHPLAERYLPDGQGSVFAVTVHGGLEAARVFQNALQLFTRMTHLGDVRSLVLHPATTTHVGSTDEQRAARGIEPGLLRLSIGLEDVEDLIGDLAQALEAAASARLLTEAGLA
- a CDS encoding copper resistance CopC family protein, which codes for MRAGRLTAALVLAGVVVFAGAQTASAHDSLIAASPASGDTVAALSQVELTFSENLLDLGAGNIVEITGPDGRYYETDCVALAGPTLSTPVALGAAGTYEVVWRAVSSDGHPVSDTYSFEYAPAAGAAASAGSATPVCGDGSTGDAAAGDAAAGGDTSAAPDAAADGSPPGSAGDGGIGLGLLLGGGAVVLVGAAVILILRTRTR
- a CDS encoding RecQ family ATP-dependent DNA helicase, producing the protein MTDDTRTAARGVLQTLVGREDADFHEGQFEAISALVDDRRRALVVQRTGWGKSAVYFVATLLLRRAGAGPTVLVSPLLALMRDQIAAAARAGVRAVAINSTNAHEWTDVVAALDRDEVDVLLLSPERLNNPAFRDEQLPALVRRMGMLVVDEAHCISDWGHDFRPDYRRLAELIRRLPAGVPILATTATANSRVVVDVAEQLGGAGGASEGGAGWASEGGTGSADVLTIRGPLARTSLRLGVLRLPTAKARLAWLLSHIADLPGSGIVYTLTVSAAEDVARLLREAGHNVRAYTGQTDAGEREEAEAQLKSNEVKALIATSALGMGFDKPDLGFVVHLGAPSSPVAYYQQVGRAGRATENADVLLLPGPEDPDIWHYFATASMPTRERAERVISELGPNPTSTPALEALVDIRRTPLELLLKVLDVDGAVRRERGGWAATGQPWTYDAERYERISAERVAEQQNMLDYERTATCRMAFLQTALDDPTAAPCGRCDNCAGMWFDAEVPGEADAAASASLERVGVPIEPRAQWPTGADRLGVPVKGRIPLDERAEEGRALARLTDLGWGGALRELFAASSPDGPVPPALLEATVRVLASWPWAQRPGSVVAMPSRSRPQLIASLAQALAGAGRLPFLGTLGTRGGGPSGQPGGNSVYRLAGVWDRFDATGLSIPPGPVLLVDDLADSRWTLTVAAGELRRAGAEAVLPFALALRG
- a CDS encoding three-helix bundle dimerization domain-containing protein is translated as MSATNPESEYESLVHVMRRLSSRYPLLPEDELLAATVDEFERFDGVRLRAYVPTLVERSLRERFRATYGWAA
- the sufU gene encoding Fe-S cluster assembly sulfur transfer protein SufU; the encoded protein is MSELEDLYREVILDHSRRPIGRGDVSGAAVTHHELNPSCGDEITVGLSVDGDRIAGITWEGQGCSISMASASVMTSLLDGMPRPEAQALIEEFRTMLRSRGGGAEPSEELGDAAAFQGVARYVMRVKCAMLAWVALEACLLQTEA
- a CDS encoding YcnI family protein is translated as MSSRNTYRRALTGAALGIVLAVGVPLAASAHVTVNPGTADPGSYTQVQFRVPNESETAETVRLEVTLPSDTPFTSVRYEPVPGWTATITTATLPQPVEVGGNTITEAPTSIVWQADPGVGIGQGEFVNFPVSLGPVPDVGSVLLPAVQTYDDGKVAEWTATPDEVAADDTLDPAPVLYITDVPPADEHAAHGAGAAGSSGSSDEMTMTTDAPADSSSGLALGLSIAALVLGAGGAVLGALAFARRPKARS